From a region of the Myroides sp. JBRI-B21084 genome:
- a CDS encoding SulP family inorganic anion transporter encodes MKKNIKTELSENFAPGLVVFLVALPLCLGIALASGAPPLSGIIGGIIGGIVIGSISNSNISVSGPAAGLSAIVLTAITDLNAFDLFLCAGFIAGILQLILGFIRAGSISNYFPNNVIEGMLAGIGIIIVLKQIPHALGFDKDYEGNLTLFKNGFNPAYFTELFNAIHPGAIVVTLVSLTILLTWDKVDFLKRIKMLPGALVAVVVGILLNQLFIITNSNLAITAEHLVTLPVPQSFAEFKNLVTLPNFNGFLNPKVWIVGATIAVVASIETLLCIEASDRLDKKRRITDTNLELKAQGIGNLVSSLIGGLPMTSVVVRSSANANAGATSKTSAIIHGVLLLVCVLTIPFILNLIPLATLAAVLLLVGYKLAKPATFKHFWHNSKYQFIPFVATVLAVVFTDLLKGVGIGLAISVIYILQGNMKRAYYLNREKLNDADEITIKLAEEVSFLNKAAIKKTLKNIQSNSKLIIDARATSYITTDVLEMIQDFANVRAKEENIQVELIGFKTTYRDYEIDQESHIVINHRRAM; translated from the coding sequence ATGAAAAAAAATATAAAGACAGAGTTGTCTGAAAATTTTGCGCCCGGATTGGTTGTATTTTTGGTTGCGTTACCCTTATGTTTAGGAATTGCATTAGCTTCAGGCGCACCACCCTTATCAGGAATTATTGGTGGAATTATTGGTGGAATTGTAATTGGATCTATTAGCAATTCAAACATATCAGTTTCTGGTCCTGCAGCTGGTTTATCGGCTATTGTACTTACTGCAATTACCGATTTAAATGCATTTGACCTATTTTTATGCGCTGGTTTTATTGCAGGAATTTTACAATTAATTTTAGGTTTTATTCGCGCAGGCAGCATATCTAATTACTTTCCAAACAATGTAATAGAAGGTATGTTAGCAGGTATTGGAATTATTATTGTTTTAAAACAAATTCCGCATGCTTTAGGTTTTGATAAAGATTACGAAGGTAATTTAACGCTATTTAAAAACGGTTTTAACCCCGCATATTTCACCGAATTGTTTAATGCTATTCACCCAGGCGCAATTGTTGTAACCTTGGTATCACTTACTATTTTATTAACTTGGGATAAAGTAGATTTCTTAAAAAGAATTAAAATGCTACCTGGTGCTTTAGTTGCAGTGGTAGTTGGTATATTACTAAATCAACTTTTTATAATTACCAATAGTAACTTAGCTATTACTGCCGAACATTTGGTAACACTACCTGTACCACAAAGCTTTGCCGAATTTAAAAACCTTGTTACATTACCAAATTTCAATGGCTTTTTAAATCCGAAGGTTTGGATTGTTGGAGCCACTATTGCTGTAGTAGCTTCAATTGAAACTTTATTATGTATAGAAGCATCAGACCGATTAGACAAAAAACGCCGCATTACCGATACCAATTTAGAACTTAAAGCACAAGGCATTGGCAACTTAGTTAGCTCATTAATAGGCGGTTTACCTATGACATCGGTTGTTGTTCGCAGTTCTGCAAACGCGAACGCAGGCGCAACATCAAAAACTTCGGCAATTATACATGGCGTACTGCTTTTAGTTTGTGTATTAACTATTCCGTTTATTTTAAACTTAATTCCGTTAGCTACTTTAGCAGCCGTTTTACTTTTAGTAGGATATAAACTAGCAAAACCTGCAACTTTTAAACATTTTTGGCACAATAGCAAGTATCAATTCATCCCATTTGTAGCAACTGTTTTAGCCGTAGTTTTTACCGATTTATTAAAAGGAGTTGGTATAGGTTTGGCTATTTCGGTAATTTACATTTTACAAGGTAATATGAAACGTGCCTATTATTTAAACCGTGAAAAACTAAATGATGCAGACGAAATAACCATAAAACTAGCTGAAGAAGTTTCGTTTTTAAACAAGGCTGCCATAAAAAAAACCTTAAAAAACATTCAATCAAATTCAAAATTAATTATTGATGCACGAGCAACATCGTATATCACTACCGATGTTTTAGAAATGATTCAGGATTTTGCCAATGTACGCGCAAAAGAAGAAAACATACAAGTTGAATTAATTGGTTTTAAAACTACCTACCGTGATTACGAAATAGATCAAGAGTCACATATCGTAATTAACCACCGCAGAGCAATGTAA
- the thiL gene encoding thiamine-phosphate kinase: MLENKDQNKTALAQLGEFGLINHITQNFTIQQQSTIKAIGDDAAVLDFKSKKTLVTTDFLVEGVHFDLSYMPLKHLGYKAVVVNISDVCAMNATPTQITVSIAVSNRFPLEAIEELYEGIRLACQFYKVDLIGGDTTSSTTGLLISVTALGEANKSEIAYRSGANENDLLVVTGDIGSAYMGLQVLEREKQVFLVNPNNQPDLENYSYIVERQLKPEARTDVKDLLAKLNVQPTAMIDVSDGISSEIMHICKASNVGCNLYEEKLPLDPQFINVCEEFNLDSTTIAINCGEDYELLFTIAMTDFDKIKGNPNFTVIGHMTAQQEGMHLITRENTKLPLKARGWNALNQED, translated from the coding sequence ATGTTAGAAAACAAAGATCAAAACAAAACCGCGTTAGCTCAGTTAGGAGAATTTGGTTTAATTAATCATATTACCCAAAACTTTACAATTCAACAGCAATCAACCATAAAAGCAATTGGCGACGATGCCGCTGTGTTAGATTTTAAATCGAAAAAAACGCTTGTAACTACTGATTTTTTGGTAGAAGGCGTGCATTTTGATTTAAGTTACATGCCATTGAAACATTTAGGTTATAAAGCAGTAGTAGTAAATATATCAGACGTATGTGCTATGAATGCCACTCCAACTCAAATCACGGTTTCTATTGCTGTTTCTAATCGTTTTCCGTTAGAAGCAATCGAAGAATTGTACGAGGGTATTCGCTTGGCTTGCCAATTTTATAAAGTTGATTTAATTGGTGGCGATACCACATCAAGTACAACAGGTTTACTTATTAGTGTTACTGCTTTAGGCGAAGCAAACAAATCCGAAATTGCGTACCGTTCGGGTGCAAATGAAAACGATTTGTTGGTAGTTACCGGCGATATAGGATCGGCTTATATGGGCTTGCAGGTATTAGAGCGCGAAAAGCAAGTGTTTTTGGTGAATCCAAATAATCAGCCCGATTTAGAAAATTACTCCTACATAGTTGAACGCCAGTTAAAACCTGAAGCGCGTACCGATGTGAAAGATTTGTTGGCAAAATTAAACGTGCAACCAACAGCCATGATTGATGTGTCCGATGGCATTTCTTCAGAAATTATGCATATCTGTAAAGCATCAAACGTAGGTTGTAATTTGTACGAAGAAAAGCTACCTTTAGATCCACAATTTATTAATGTTTGTGAAGAATTTAATTTAGATAGTACAACCATTGCTATTAACTGCGGCGAAGATTATGAGTTGCTTTTTACTATTGCAATGACCGATTTTGATAAAATTAAAGGAAATCCGAACTTTACCGTAATTGGTCACATGACTGCCCAACAAGAAGGAATGCATTTAATAACACGCGAAAACACTAAGCTACCATTAAAAGCGCGCGGTTGGAACGCGTTAAACCAAGAAGATTAA
- a CDS encoding riboflavin synthase, giving the protein MFTGIVETLGVIKKITHDKTNVNLYIQSVFTHELKIDQSVAHNGVCLTVVAIDGDIYKVTAIKETIDVTTIGFWNEGDVVNLERGMPMNARLDGHIVQGHVDETAEIIKIEEVGGSTYFSFMYSDKAKHVTIDKGSITVDGTSLTVVNSGVNTFSVAIIPYTLENTLFKTYNLGTKVNLEFDVIGKYVTKLMQIGK; this is encoded by the coding sequence ATGTTTACTGGTATTGTTGAAACTCTTGGAGTTATCAAAAAAATAACACACGATAAAACAAATGTTAACCTATATATTCAAAGTGTTTTTACACATGAATTAAAAATTGACCAAAGTGTGGCGCATAATGGCGTTTGTTTAACGGTAGTTGCAATTGATGGCGATATTTATAAAGTAACTGCTATAAAAGAAACCATTGATGTTACTACTATTGGCTTTTGGAACGAAGGTGATGTGGTGAATTTAGAACGTGGAATGCCTATGAATGCGCGTTTAGACGGACATATTGTACAAGGACATGTTGATGAAACTGCCGAGATTATAAAAATTGAAGAGGTAGGGGGTAGTACTTATTTTAGTTTTATGTACAGTGATAAAGCGAAACATGTTACTATTGATAAAGGATCAATCACGGTTGATGGTACCAGTTTAACAGTTGTAAATTCGGGTGTTAATACGTTTAGTGTGGCAATTATTCCTTATACTTTAGAAAATACGCTTTTTAAAACTTATAATTTAGGTACAAAAGTAAATTTAGAGTTTGATGTAATTGGTAAATATGTTACCAAATTAATGCAAATAGGTAAATAA
- the aspA gene encoding aspartate ammonia-lyase — MNSFRTETDLLGDLQVPKKAYYGVQTQRAINNFKISNYKLNHYPVFIKSLALVKLAAVETNFQLGLINSTLKDAISFACNTLLNEQHLTEFPIDMIQGGAGTSVNMNANEVIANIALEHMGHEKGTYQFCSPNDHVNLSQSTNDAYPTALKLALFQSSKQITDSLEKLFFSLDRKAKEFENVIKMGRTQLQDAVPMTLGQEFEAFAITLKKEIPFIQSQAYQFLEINMGATAIGTGLNAPKGYAQLCAEKLATFLNEPVKMAENLVEATSDTSSFIAYAGALKKLAIKLSKVCNDLRLLASGPRTGLFEINLPAKQPGSSIMPGKVNPVIPEVVNQVCFKVIGNETTVCLAAEAGQLQLNVMEPIIALTLFESIEILTNAIETLRVECIEGITANTEHLKAEVQNSIGIVTALNPIIGYKNSTKIAKQALEENRSVYDLILEQNILTKEELDRYLDPKNMLNSH; from the coding sequence ATGAATTCTTTTAGAACAGAAACAGACTTATTGGGCGATTTACAAGTACCTAAAAAAGCCTATTACGGCGTACAAACGCAACGCGCCATTAACAACTTTAAAATATCAAACTACAAATTAAACCACTACCCTGTTTTTATAAAATCGTTAGCATTAGTAAAATTAGCTGCTGTTGAAACCAATTTTCAATTAGGATTAATTAACAGTACGTTGAAAGATGCCATTTCATTTGCTTGCAATACACTTTTAAATGAACAACATTTAACCGAGTTTCCTATTGATATGATTCAGGGCGGCGCAGGAACATCGGTAAACATGAATGCAAATGAAGTTATTGCCAACATTGCTTTAGAACACATGGGACATGAAAAAGGCACTTATCAATTTTGTTCGCCTAACGATCATGTAAACCTTTCGCAATCAACAAACGATGCCTACCCCACTGCTTTAAAACTAGCTTTATTTCAATCATCTAAACAAATTACTGATTCGCTTGAAAAACTTTTTTTTAGTTTAGATCGCAAAGCAAAAGAATTTGAAAACGTTATAAAAATGGGGCGCACCCAATTGCAAGATGCTGTGCCTATGACCTTAGGACAAGAATTTGAAGCTTTTGCCATTACTCTTAAAAAAGAAATTCCATTTATTCAAAGTCAAGCCTATCAATTTTTAGAAATAAACATGGGGGCAACTGCCATTGGCACAGGTTTAAACGCACCAAAAGGATACGCACAATTATGTGCCGAAAAATTAGCCACTTTTCTTAACGAACCCGTTAAAATGGCCGAAAACTTGGTTGAAGCTACATCAGACACCAGTAGTTTTATAGCTTATGCAGGAGCTTTAAAAAAATTAGCCATTAAACTTTCTAAAGTTTGTAACGATTTGCGCTTGCTGGCATCGGGGCCCCGTACAGGATTGTTCGAAATTAACTTACCCGCTAAACAACCTGGCTCGTCTATAATGCCTGGAAAAGTAAATCCAGTAATACCCGAAGTAGTAAATCAGGTGTGTTTTAAAGTTATTGGCAACGAAACAACCGTATGCTTAGCAGCCGAAGCAGGTCAATTACAATTAAACGTAATGGAACCTATTATTGCATTAACGCTATTTGAATCGATTGAAATTTTAACCAATGCCATTGAAACATTGCGTGTAGAATGTATTGAAGGAATTACAGCCAACACCGAACATTTAAAAGCCGAAGTGCAAAACAGCATAGGTATTGTAACTGCTTTAAACCCAATAATTGGTTATAAAAACAGTACTAAAATTGCCAAACAAGCGTTAGAAGAAAACCGCAGTGTGTACGATTTAATTTTAGAACAAAACATACTTACCAAAGAAGAATTAGATCGCTATTTAGATCCTAAAAATATGTTGAATTCACATTAA
- the pdxA gene encoding 4-hydroxythreonine-4-phosphate dehydrogenase PdxA, with the protein MIKKDENIILGISIGDMNGVGPEVILKTFEDQRMMEFCTPVVFGNAKLLSFIKKIINCNTNIHGIDSLDQIQKGKFNVLNIWKEGVNLDFGTLNDTVGQYAIKSFMAATQALKNNEIDALVTAPINKYNIQSDEFKFPGHTDYLNQELEGNALMFMVSDDIKIGLLTDHVPLQNVSQHLTPELIKQKIRTINQSLIQDFNVIKPRIALLGLNPHSGDNGIIGTEEQTFINNTVKELFDENIIVYGPYSADAFFGSEQHTNFNAVVACYHDQGLIPFKTLTFGTGVNYTAGLNKIRTSPDHGTAYDIAGKGIADFTSFKNAVYTALDIYKNKNEYLQSTANPLKVSNV; encoded by the coding sequence ATGATTAAAAAAGACGAAAATATTATATTAGGTATTTCTATTGGCGATATGAACGGTGTTGGCCCTGAAGTTATTTTAAAAACTTTTGAAGACCAACGCATGATGGAATTTTGCACACCAGTTGTTTTTGGAAATGCCAAATTATTATCTTTTATTAAAAAGATAATTAACTGCAACACAAATATTCACGGAATTGATTCGTTAGACCAAATTCAAAAAGGAAAGTTTAACGTATTAAACATTTGGAAAGAAGGTGTAAATTTAGACTTTGGCACACTAAACGATACAGTTGGGCAATACGCTATAAAATCGTTCATGGCAGCAACCCAAGCCTTAAAAAATAACGAAATTGATGCTTTAGTAACTGCACCAATTAACAAATACAACATACAGTCTGATGAATTTAAATTCCCAGGCCACACCGATTATTTAAACCAAGAATTAGAAGGCAACGCTTTAATGTTTATGGTAAGCGATGATATTAAAATAGGTTTATTAACAGATCATGTGCCTTTACAAAACGTATCGCAACATTTAACACCTGAATTAATTAAACAAAAAATTCGCACCATAAACCAATCGTTAATACAAGATTTTAATGTAATAAAACCGCGTATTGCATTATTAGGTTTAAATCCGCACAGTGGCGATAACGGCATTATTGGTACCGAAGAACAAACATTTATCAACAACACCGTTAAAGAATTGTTCGACGAAAATATTATTGTTTACGGACCCTACTCTGCCGATGCTTTTTTTGGATCAGAACAACACACAAATTTTAATGCAGTAGTTGCTTGTTACCACGACCAAGGATTAATACCTTTTAAAACATTAACTTTTGGCACAGGTGTAAACTACACTGCAGGTTTAAACAAAATACGTACATCGCCAGATCACGGCACCGCTTATGACATTGCAGGCAAAGGCATTGCCGATTTTACATCGTTTAAAAACGCAGTGTACACCGCTTTAGATATTTACAAAAATAAAAACGAGTATTTGCAAAGCACAGCTAACCCTTTAAAGGTTTCAAATGTTTAA
- a CDS encoding glycosyltransferase family 117 protein — MLTINFKKWNAITGWVAFLIALTVYTLTLEPTVSFWDAGEYIATSAKLEVGHPPGAPLFQMLGAVAAMFATSPDKIAAMVNWVSALSSAFAVLFMFWSATNILLKVVSIGTEKLTNNTVIAVLGSCLIGALTFTFSDTFWFSAVETEVYAMATFMLSLLLWLGLRWIDAYDEPRGNKWLLLIALVVGMSFGVHFMALLAIPSIGYLYFFKKYPKVTIKNFIIANIVVVAVLLVVFGFLLPYTMIFFGKSEIFFVNSIGLPFNSGTIIAFAVVVSLFVFGLKITREKQKHFANTVILSVLFIFIGFSCWLMLPIRSNTQIPINENKPSDAAELLDYYNRKQYGERSLFYDTYFTIKYGADLDENKPYKDGKINYERDEATGKYIVVSDNKDTDPNYASRFKGFLPRLWEPDMAVNYMAFTKPVTFTLKPEYASEPELVEMASQLNAQAQSNRISMREYDYYLKQMGEYITVEKPSFTDNIGFMFNYQFGYMYTRYLMWNFAGRQNDIQGNNDRMNGNWISGIKFLDEIRLGSQENLTSDMLQNKGRNVYYMLPFILGLLGFIFHYRKDPKTFYVLLALFLFTSFALKIFLNERPFEPRERDYAVVGSFMVFAIWVGYGVYAIYEFLSSKVNAKVALPLVLGVTFLASPVLMAKENWDDHDRSEKYTALALGRAYLDSLEPNAIIFTIGDNDTFPLWYLQEVEGYRTDVRVVCTTLLQAEWYIDQMKVRSYNSDPLKIRFKHKQYAGENLYYAAITPTVDERFDVNTVLKFIASDDERGKMETESGKFITRIPTNKLSLPVNKEKVLKNGIVSQKFANDIVTEIPIDINSNALYRMRIIMYDIIANNNWDRPVYFTGGSITDEDFLWMKDYLQLNGLVYQLVPVKAKRMYTDHPLYIGSIDTDKMYNTVTKWYWGNFGSTAIYHDPETRKNAMNFRINLTRLAEQLIEEGKMDKAKTIVDLAMKNFPIEQYIPNDANGSYFTVEPFAELYYLLGEKQKAAAIATKLFTKAEESLKFYKAMRLNEQREFASDIIFAFETAYRIIDNCKMHKDTKTANALTSRIAPFEKHFANYLQAYKQQKEEEAEMMKKEAEMMQDSTKQTVDSVKQ; from the coding sequence ATGTTGACTATCAATTTTAAAAAGTGGAATGCCATAACAGGATGGGTTGCATTTTTAATTGCACTTACAGTTTATACTTTAACATTAGAACCTACCGTTAGTTTTTGGGATGCAGGGGAATACATTGCAACTTCTGCTAAGCTTGAAGTTGGTCACCCACCAGGTGCACCTTTATTTCAAATGTTAGGTGCTGTTGCCGCAATGTTTGCAACTTCGCCAGATAAAATTGCAGCAATGGTTAACTGGGTTTCGGCGCTGTCTAGTGCATTTGCCGTATTGTTTATGTTTTGGTCTGCTACTAATATTTTGCTTAAAGTAGTTTCAATTGGTACCGAAAAGCTTACAAATAATACTGTAATTGCAGTTTTAGGTAGCTGTTTAATAGGTGCGCTAACCTTTACTTTTTCTGATACGTTTTGGTTTAGTGCTGTAGAAACCGAAGTGTATGCAATGGCTACATTTATGCTATCGTTATTATTGTGGTTAGGTTTACGTTGGATTGATGCTTATGATGAACCACGTGGTAATAAATGGTTGTTATTAATTGCTTTAGTAGTAGGTATGTCGTTCGGTGTACATTTTATGGCATTGTTAGCAATTCCTTCAATCGGTTATTTGTATTTCTTTAAAAAATATCCAAAAGTTACCATTAAAAACTTTATTATTGCGAATATAGTTGTAGTTGCGGTTTTGTTGGTTGTTTTTGGATTTTTACTTCCATATACTATGATTTTCTTCGGAAAATCGGAAATATTCTTTGTGAATTCAATTGGTTTACCGTTTAATTCGGGTACTATTATTGCTTTTGCTGTTGTTGTTTCTTTATTTGTTTTTGGGTTGAAAATCACTCGCGAAAAACAAAAACATTTTGCTAATACAGTCATACTTTCGGTATTGTTTATCTTTATAGGATTTTCTTGTTGGTTAATGTTGCCAATTCGTTCTAATACTCAAATTCCAATCAACGAAAACAAACCATCAGATGCTGCTGAACTTTTAGACTATTACAATCGTAAGCAATATGGAGAACGTTCGTTGTTTTATGATACTTATTTTACCATAAAATATGGTGCCGATTTAGATGAAAATAAACCTTATAAAGACGGTAAAATAAATTACGAACGTGACGAAGCTACTGGAAAATACATTGTAGTAAGCGATAATAAAGATACCGATCCTAATTATGCAAGTCGTTTTAAAGGTTTTTTACCGCGCCTTTGGGAACCCGATATGGCTGTAAACTACATGGCGTTTACAAAACCAGTGACCTTTACATTAAAACCCGAATACGCATCAGAGCCTGAATTGGTTGAAATGGCTTCGCAATTAAATGCACAAGCACAATCAAACCGCATCAGCATGCGCGAATACGATTATTATTTAAAACAAATGGGTGAATATATTACGGTAGAAAAACCAAGTTTTACCGATAATATAGGTTTTATGTTTAATTATCAGTTTGGTTACATGTACACACGTTATTTAATGTGGAATTTTGCCGGACGCCAAAACGATATTCAAGGGAATAACGACCGTATGAACGGTAACTGGATTTCGGGCATCAAGTTTTTAGACGAAATTCGTTTAGGTTCACAAGAAAACTTAACTTCTGATATGCTTCAAAACAAAGGTAGAAACGTATATTATATGTTGCCTTTTATTTTAGGTTTATTAGGGTTTATTTTTCATTACCGTAAAGACCCTAAAACGTTTTATGTGCTGTTAGCGTTGTTTTTATTTACAAGTTTTGCTTTAAAAATATTCTTGAATGAACGCCCTTTTGAACCTCGTGAACGCGACTATGCAGTTGTAGGCTCATTCATGGTTTTTGCTATTTGGGTTGGTTATGGTGTTTATGCGATATATGAATTTTTATCGAGCAAAGTAAATGCAAAAGTAGCCTTACCTTTGGTTTTAGGAGTTACCTTTTTAGCATCACCGGTATTAATGGCAAAGGAAAATTGGGACGACCACGACCGTTCTGAAAAATATACTGCTTTGGCTTTAGGTCGAGCATATTTAGATTCGTTAGAACCAAATGCCATTATTTTTACAATTGGCGATAACGATACCTTCCCACTTTGGTATTTGCAAGAAGTTGAAGGTTACCGTACCGATGTGCGCGTGGTATGTACCACTTTATTACAAGCAGAATGGTATATTGATCAAATGAAAGTGCGTTCATACAATTCCGATCCATTAAAAATTCGTTTTAAACACAAACAATACGCAGGTGAAAACTTATATTATGCGGCAATCACTCCTACTGTTGATGAACGTTTTGATGTAAATACTGTTTTAAAATTCATTGCATCGGATGATGAAAGAGGCAAAATGGAAACCGAAAGTGGTAAATTCATTACTCGTATCCCAACCAATAAGTTAAGCTTGCCAGTTAACAAAGAAAAAGTGTTGAAAAACGGTATTGTATCGCAAAAATTTGCAAACGATATTGTAACTGAAATACCAATTGATATCAATTCTAACGCATTATACCGTATGCGTATTATTATGTATGATATTATTGCAAACAACAATTGGGACAGACCGGTTTATTTTACTGGAGGATCAATAACTGATGAAGACTTCTTGTGGATGAAAGATTACCTGCAATTAAACGGTTTGGTATATCAATTAGTGCCTGTAAAGGCAAAACGTATGTATACTGATCATCCGTTGTATATAGGATCAATTGATACCGATAAAATGTACAATACCGTTACCAAATGGTATTGGGGTAATTTTGGAAGTACCGCAATTTATCACGATCCTGAAACACGCAAAAACGCAATGAATTTTAGAATTAATTTAACGCGTTTAGCTGAACAATTAATTGAAGAAGGTAAAATGGATAAAGCCAAAACTATAGTTGATTTGGCTATGAAAAATTTCCCAATTGAACAATACATTCCTAACGATGCAAACGGAAGTTATTTTACAGTAGAACCATTTGCAGAATTGTATTATTTGCTTGGCGAAAAACAAAAGGCAGCTGCAATAGCTACAAAATTGTTTACAAAAGCAGAAGAAAGTTTAAAATTTTATAAGGCGATGCGCTTAAATGAGCAAAGAGAATTTGCTTCGGATATTATTTTTGCTTTTGAAACCGCTTATCGCATAATTGATAATTGCAAAATGCATAAGGATACCAAAACCGCTAACGCATTAACAAGCCGTATTGCACCTTTTGAAAAACACTTTGCTAATTATTTACAAGCCTACAAACAACAAAAAGAAGAAGAGGCCGAAATGATGAAAAAGGAAGCTGAAATGATGCAAGATTCTACTAAACAAACGGTAGATTCTGTTAAACAATAA
- a CDS encoding carbonic anhydrase, protein MCNDLSTSFNRIIQGNKEWVDFVKNDSSGRFQQLAKGQHPEILWIGCADSRVPANEITGTKPGEVFVHRNIANVCVHSDMNMLSVLDYAVNVLKVKHIIVAGHYGCGGVAASLSSSQFGIIDNWLQHIKDVYRINANEIDAIEDQQLKTDRLVELNVQEQVSNLCRTSIVQNAWKNGQELAVHGMVINIGTGELIDQNCTFTNNNTLGNVFAYK, encoded by the coding sequence ATGTGTAACGATTTAAGTACAAGTTTTAACAGAATTATTCAGGGCAATAAAGAATGGGTCGATTTTGTAAAGAACGATTCATCGGGTCGATTTCAACAATTAGCAAAAGGGCAACATCCCGAAATTTTATGGATAGGCTGCGCTGATAGCCGCGTACCTGCTAACGAAATTACAGGTACCAAACCTGGCGAAGTTTTTGTTCACAGAAACATTGCTAACGTATGTGTACATTCAGATATGAACATGCTTTCGGTATTAGATTATGCCGTTAATGTGTTAAAAGTAAAACATATTATTGTAGCAGGTCATTACGGTTGTGGTGGTGTAGCAGCATCTTTAAGTAGTTCGCAATTTGGAATCATAGACAACTGGCTGCAACACATTAAAGACGTTTACCGCATAAACGCTAACGAAATTGATGCAATTGAAGATCAACAACTTAAAACCGACCGTTTGGTTGAATTAAACGTTCAAGAACAAGTTTCAAACTTATGCCGTACTTCAATTGTACAAAACGCTTGGAAAAACGGTCAAGAATTAGCAGTACACGGTATGGTAATTAATATTGGTACAGGTGAATTAATAGACCAAAACTGTACCTTTACAAACAACAATACTTTAGGAAACGTATTTGCGTACAAATAA
- a CDS encoding carbonic anhydrase family protein, producing MKAHTSETQATISPEKALEILKEGNFRFVKNLKANRDLLAQVNDTRAGQWPFAVILSCIDSRTSAELIFDQGLGDIFSIRIAGNFVNQDILGSMEFGCNVAGSKLVVVLGHTKCGALKGGLDAQAIESLGMDNLNHLVGHFDPIIKNIIKEGEERSSNNTDLLERLNHHNVLNTIENIRKESSTLRKLEQEGKIKIVGANYDVETGLVAFL from the coding sequence ATGAAAGCACATACTTCAGAAACACAAGCAACAATATCACCCGAAAAAGCACTAGAAATTTTAAAAGAAGGCAACTTTCGTTTTGTAAAAAATCTAAAAGCTAACCGCGATTTATTAGCACAAGTAAACGATACCCGCGCAGGACAATGGCCTTTTGCTGTAATTTTAAGCTGTATTGATAGCCGTACATCGGCCGAATTGATTTTTGACCAAGGCTTGGGCGATATTTTTAGCATACGTATTGCCGGAAACTTTGTTAACCAAGATATTTTAGGTTCTATGGAATTTGGCTGTAACGTTGCTGGCTCTAAACTGGTTGTTGTACTTGGACACACCAAATGTGGTGCTTTAAAAGGCGGTTTAGACGCGCAAGCCATTGAAAGTTTAGGAATGGACAACTTAAACCACTTAGTTGGTCATTTTGACCCTATTATTAAAAACATTATTAAAGAAGGCGAAGAGCGTTCTTCAAACAACACCGATCTTTTAGAACGACTAAACCACCACAATGTATTAAACACCATAGAAAACATTCGCAAAGAAAGTTCTACATTAAGAAAATTAGAACAAGAAGGCAAAATAAAAATAGTTGGAGCTAACTACGATGTTGAAACTGGATTAGTTGCATTTTTATAA
- a CDS encoding YraN family protein, whose protein sequence is MAQHNDIGKAGENLAKTYLVKNGYTILETNYRYKKAEIDIIATKENILAIIEVKTRTSTAFGEPESFVNNKKIKLILEATNAFIESKNLDYEVSLDIISILIGAETEINHITNAYYFF, encoded by the coding sequence ATGGCACAACACAACGACATTGGTAAAGCAGGTGAAAACTTAGCTAAAACGTATTTGGTTAAAAATGGATATACCATTTTAGAAACAAATTACCGTTACAAAAAAGCCGAAATTGATATTATTGCCACCAAAGAAAATATATTGGCAATTATTGAAGTAAAAACAAGAACATCAACTGCATTTGGCGAACCTGAAAGCTTTGTAAACAATAAGAAAATAAAGCTTATTTTAGAAGCTACAAACGCTTTTATTGAAAGTAAAAATTTAGATTACGAAGTTAGTTTAGATATTATATCGATACTTATTGGCGCAGAAACCGAAATTAACCATATAACAAACGCCTATTACTTTTTTTAA